The DNA region CGGCGATCTGCGCCGGGAACAGGGTGTCGAGTGAGCGGCGCTGGATGTCGGATTCGCCATGGACGCGGTCGAGCACCCGACGGGCGATCCGCCCGGTCAGCGCGTCGAACTCCGCGCCGAAGCGGTAGACCGGGGCGTCGTCGCCGCTCTTGCCGTCGTCCAGCGGGAAGGTGACGCCCCAGACCTGTTCGCGCTCCTCCCGGCTGAGGTCGTCGAAGAATTCGGCGAAGCCGGCGATCAGGTCCGCCTTGGTCAGCAGCACATAGACCGGCACGCGCGATCCGACCTGTCTGCGCAGTTCCTTCAGCCGCAGCTTCAGCTGTTCGGCATGGCCCTTGCGCTCCGGCTCGCTCCACACCGCGAGGTCGGCGAGGCTGACGGCCAGCAGGATGCCGTTGACCGGCTGGCGCGGGCGGTGGCGCTTCAGCAGGGCGATGAAGTTCTTCCACACCTTGCCGTCGATGGCCGGCTGGCTGTCCTGGGTGATGTAACGGCCGGCGGTGTCGATCAGCACCGCCTCGTCGGTGAACCACCAGTCGCAGTTGCGGGTGCCGCCCACGTCGCGCAGCGCCGACCGGCCCATCTCGGCGGCGAGCGGGAAGCGCAGGCCGGAATTGGCCAGCGCCGTCGTCTTGCCGGCCCCCGGCGCGCCGATCAGCAGGTACCAGGGAAGCTGGTAGAGGTAGCGCTGCCCCCATTTGCCGCCGAAGCGCGCCTTGCGCAGCTGGTCCAGCGCCTCGCGCAGGCGTCCGCGCAGCAGGTCGGTCTCCTGGCCCACGGCTTCGGCGTCGGGATCGTCCTTGGCGGCGGGGGTCGCCTTGGACAGCGCCTGCACCATGCGGTCGTTGGCGCTGCGGTGGCGGTAGAGCGACCATTGCATCGCCAGCGCCCAGACCAGCAGGATGCCGAAGACCACCGCCAGCCGGATGGTGGCGTCCTCCAGCGGGAAGGCGCCCGATACGGCGACGAGCGGCCCCAGGAACCAGACGATGGCGCCGAGGCACAGGGCCGCGACCAGCGTCAGGAACCAGCGGGAGGTCAGGGCGGACAGGATCGTTTTCAGCATCGGTGGTTCTGCATCGGTCAGGGCGCCAGCACGATGTCGACGCGCCGGTTGGCCTGCCGGCCCTCCGCCGTCGTGTTGGGAGCGATCGGATCGGTGTCGCCGCGCCCTTCGGCGCTCAAGCGGTTGGCGGCGTCGGAGCCCAGGAACTCCGTCATCAGCTTCTGCACCTGGAACGCCCGTGCCTCCGACAGCTCCTGGTTGGAGGGGTAGCGCAGCGAGCGGATGGCGACGTTGTCGGTGTTGCCGATCACGGAGATGCGGCCCGGCTCCCGGCGCAGCGCCTCGGCGACGTGCCTGAACACCTCGACATAGCGCGGCTCGACCCGGTCGCTGCCCGACGCGAAGACGTTCAGGCGGGTGCGGACCAGCACGCGGCCGTCGGTGCCGCCGCTGACCTCCACCAGCCCGGCCTTGATGTCGGCCGCGAGCGCCAGGGCGACCCGGTCGGCCACGGTCTGCCGGGGCGGCGGGGCGGGAAGCGTGACCGGCGGCGTGATGCGGGCGATCTCAACCGGCTGGTCCGGGATCACCGCGTCCAGCCGGCGATAGGCGGCGTCGGACTGGTCGGCCAGCGCGAAGACGAACCAGGAGAAGAGTGCGGCGAGCAGTGCGGCGATCAGCGCGGCCGGCAGCCACAGCGGCACCGTCGCCGCCAGCGGGCGGAAGCCGTCGGCCTGTCCGCGCCAATGGGGCGACAGGTCGCGTTCCGCCTCGCCGCGCTGCTTGCGGATGATGCGGTAGAGCCGGTCGCGCAGCTTGGCCAGATCGCTGTAGCCGCGCTGCATGACCCGGAACTTGCCCTCGAAGCCCAGCGACAGGCAGAGGTAGAACAGCTCCAGCTCCATCAGGTGGCGATCCGGCACCTCCGCCATCTGGTCGAGCAGGTCGAAGAAGCGCTCGCCGCCCCAGGTTTCCTTCTGGATGGTGGAGACGAGGCTCTTGTGCGCCCACAGGCTCTGGCTGCCCCAGGATGTCGCCAGAACCACGTCGTCCACCGTCGCGCACAGCGCGTAGCCGGCGTTGCGGATCTGGGCGGCCGACAGCCCGGCGCGGACGGTCGCCGCCTCGAAGCGCTGCATCTCGGCGATGACGCGCTCGCGCAGGGATTCCACGTCGCGGTGCTGCGTCAGGTCGCGCACCCGCACCACCATCGCCAGGATGGGGGCCGCCGCGGTGACCAGCGGGTTGTCGCTGACCGCCGTCAACGCCGCCAGCGCCGCGTCGTCCAGCGGCCGGAAGCCGGGCGAGAGCGGCGCCGACATCGCGGAGGCCGGGGAGGGCGCGGCCTGCGGCGGAGCCGGCTTGGACGTGGCGAAAGCGGCCGGGGTGAAGGCTGAAGGAGCCGCGAAGGGCTGCGCGCTCTGGCCGAAGGCCGGCGGCACCAGCCCGGCCGACCCGCCGGAGAAGGGCGGCGGAGAGGCGGGCGCGGCGGTGCCGGCCGGCGGCGCCGGGCGCTGGAACGCCATCGGCTGCATCACCGTGGCGTCGATGTCGTCCGGCTCCTCGAACGGGTTCTTGTCGGGCGGCGGCCGGACGCTCATGACGCCCCCTCCAGGATCAGGTTGTGCTTTGCCGCGGGCGGCTGATCGGCATCGGGATCCGGCGCGCCGTCCGGCTTTCCAGGGCTTGGCTTCTCGGCATCGGGCTTTCCGGCTTCCGGCTTGGCCTCATCCGCCTTGGCGTCCGCCGGGGCGTCCGTGCCGGAACTCGCGCCGTCACCGGGGACGAGCGTGATGGTGCTGGCCGTGGCGGTCAGGACGAAGCTGTTGGCCTTGTTCGGCTGGATGGGCTGCATGGCGCGCCAGCCCGCTTCCTCGTAGGCGCGGAAGGCGGCGGCGACGGCCAGCGTCTTGACGTCCGGCTTGGGCTGGACGGTCACGGTCTGCCGGCTTTCGGGCGGCACCGCCAGTTCCTGCCGGTCGAGCAGGGTGGGGCCGAGCGTCGCCTTGTCCTGGTCGATGACCTGGAAGAAATCCGCGTTGGCGAAGGCGTCGCTGGGGCCGAGCTGGTAGAGCCGCAGCATGACCGGCGACGGCCGGCCGTTGGGATCGGGGTTCAGCGTCTTGTCGCCGATCACCGTCAACTGGATCGTGGTCGGCGGCGGGGGAGGCGGCGGAGCGGAGGAGCAGGCGGCAAGCGCCGGCATTGCGGCCAGGACGGCAGCGGACCAAATCGTCTTCCGGATCCGCATCCGGCCGGCAATCCTCAGCATCACCACACCTTTCCCCTTATGCGAACGGGTATAGCAGGGCGCGAATGGATGGTCATCCTTAACCAAAGGCGCCTGCGTGACAATTCCTCGACAGCCGGCTGGGGAGGTTGATCGCCGCGCCCCGGGGGGACAGACTCGGGCGCAGGGGCTGCTCCGCAACCGTGAAGAGAATAGAATAAAACCTATTCTTTCATTGTTTGCAGAGCAAGAGCTCGGGGGATAATTGACGAAGGTGCCAGCGCCATGCCCAAGCATGCCATGCCCACGCTCTGGAACCGGATGAAAGCCGAACTGGGCGACGCCGACGCGCAGTACCTGCTCGCCGAATCGCTGCGGCCGGAGGATGTCGCCGCCGCGGTTCCCTGGTATCGGCGCGCGGCGCGCCAGGGCCATGTCGCCGCCCAGACCATGCTGGCCTTCCTGCTCGCCAACGGCATCGGCGTGCCGCCCGATCCGGGCCGGGCGGTGTCCTGGTACCGCCGCGCCGCCGCCAAGGGCGATGTCGGAGCGCAGAACAACCTCGGCTACATGCACGAGCATGGCGCCGGCGTGCCGTGCAACCCGGCCAAGGCGGCGCTGTGGTACCGGCTGGCCGCCC from Azospirillum ramasamyi includes:
- the icmH gene encoding type IVB secretion system protein IcmH/DotU; its protein translation is MSVRPPPDKNPFEEPDDIDATVMQPMAFQRPAPPAGTAAPASPPPFSGGSAGLVPPAFGQSAQPFAAPSAFTPAAFATSKPAPPQAAPSPASAMSAPLSPGFRPLDDAALAALTAVSDNPLVTAAAPILAMVVRVRDLTQHRDVESLRERVIAEMQRFEAATVRAGLSAAQIRNAGYALCATVDDVVLATSWGSQSLWAHKSLVSTIQKETWGGERFFDLLDQMAEVPDRHLMELELFYLCLSLGFEGKFRVMQRGYSDLAKLRDRLYRIIRKQRGEAERDLSPHWRGQADGFRPLAATVPLWLPAALIAALLAALFSWFVFALADQSDAAYRRLDAVIPDQPVEIARITPPVTLPAPPPRQTVADRVALALAADIKAGLVEVSGGTDGRVLVRTRLNVFASGSDRVEPRYVEVFRHVAEALRREPGRISVIGNTDNVAIRSLRYPSNQELSEARAFQVQKLMTEFLGSDAANRLSAEGRGDTDPIAPNTTAEGRQANRRVDIVLAP
- the tssJ gene encoding type VI secretion system lipoprotein TssJ, with the translated sequence MLRIAGRMRIRKTIWSAAVLAAMPALAACSSAPPPPPPPTTIQLTVIGDKTLNPDPNGRPSPVMLRLYQLGPSDAFANADFFQVIDQDKATLGPTLLDRQELAVPPESRQTVTVQPKPDVKTLAVAAAFRAYEEAGWRAMQPIQPNKANSFVLTATASTITLVPGDGASSGTDAPADAKADEAKPEAGKPDAEKPSPGKPDGAPDPDADQPPAAKHNLILEGAS